Proteins from a single region of Streptomyces glaucescens:
- a CDS encoding WD40 repeat domain-containing protein has translation MSSDKQTRDGKNVRFNAQASERARVFQACRDLYVSERDLHLHYEDGVRSTRRAHPAAESQECPYPGLASFSVEQAQWFFGRDALVARLLVRLDACLAVGGALVVVAPSGAGKSSLLRAGLLPQFACGALPGSERWPRLWLTPTAHPMAALDAALPEVTRSNRGAVGEGTHGPMWGPHVQRHAQPTNDDSAECRLVLVVDQLEELFTLCSDERERREFLDTVLRLADAGPDGAPPVALVVFGLRSDFYTHCATHAGLLHALERNQVIVGPLSRAGVRAAILHPARAVGLDVEPGLVQILLRDLGAPELDSTQPDTDEADAYEVGRLPLLAHALRATWLCRAGHVLTVDGYESTGGIAYSVRAEADRCFDGLGPQAQRTAQSVFLHLIKFGDGPHDTRRPARYEDLLGNHAPADETAEVIETFTRGRLLTREHDTVTITHEVLLRAWPRLRHWIEAHRARYMVRQRLEEAAAAWQEAGRDPGLLYRGHRLDEARALVDEKDTGECGPVVSAFLAASLRQRHRTRRIRQAVTAGLTALAVLAAVSAALALHQRNTAQQERNAAILGETRAQADLLRETDASLAAQLDLVAHQMSPDTSTRTRLLSAQNVPLATVLSGHTDRVNAVDFSPDGRLLASAGGDGTIRLWNTARPDQPAPLGAPLSGPEGALRTLAFSPRGRFLAGAGDDGALHMWDVRDPRRSTRLDTPAGDGTGALNTLAFSPDGHTLATAGHSGSIRLWDTTDPRHPRSLGEPIPSPADEVHGVAFSPDGKLLASGGSEATVRLWDVTDRGNPSPAGRTPDIAFKAGNPGFAQAVAFSPDGRTLTAAGSDQTAHLWDISNPADPESLESPVSNNVVNTVTFSDSGRLLAFGGDDNTIWLENVLAPDKVWDLTQPLTGHTGHVLGLAFNPGGTLLASAGADHTVRLWTVPRTILSGHTSYVDTVDVSPDGRLLASGSEDNTVRLWEVGNPTRPRPLSASIRGRAPYVNWTDFSPDGRTLAVAAGPDIQLWDVTVPTTPMPLGERLHNPRKNFLAVEFTPDGRTLAGGNGDGTIALWDVSDPARPTPFGPPLNAHAGDITRLAVSPDGRTLAAAAQNGTVHLWDISKPARPTALGTPVRASADPVQTVVFSPDSRTLAAAGNDATIRLWRLTDRAYPTPAGPPLTGHKDTVYTLAFHPDGKTLVSGSFDTTLRLWDVDEKGRGQDHGLPVTGVIDYVNDVAFSPDGRFLFVGTGEATVHILPLSTQTAIDYVCRTTGDLLTPELWKAYVPQLPYDPPCRGRS, from the coding sequence ATGAGCTCCGACAAACAGACCCGTGATGGGAAGAATGTCCGGTTCAACGCCCAGGCTTCGGAGCGGGCGAGAGTATTCCAGGCATGCCGGGACCTGTACGTCTCGGAAAGGGATCTGCACCTGCACTACGAGGACGGTGTGCGCTCGACCCGTCGCGCCCACCCTGCCGCCGAGTCTCAGGAGTGTCCCTATCCGGGACTGGCTTCCTTCAGCGTCGAACAGGCACAGTGGTTCTTCGGCAGGGACGCGCTGGTGGCCAGGCTTCTGGTCAGGCTGGATGCCTGCCTCGCGGTGGGCGGGGCGCTGGTCGTCGTGGCGCCTTCCGGCGCGGGAAAGTCGTCACTGCTCCGAGCCGGCCTGCTCCCCCAATTCGCCTGCGGAGCCCTGCCCGGCTCAGAACGCTGGCCACGCTTGTGGCTGACCCCGACCGCACATCCCATGGCAGCCCTCGACGCGGCCCTGCCAGAGGTCACGCGCAGCAATCGCGGGGCGGTCGGCGAGGGGACGCATGGACCGATGTGGGGACCGCACGTCCAGCGGCACGCGCAGCCGACGAACGACGACAGCGCCGAATGCCGTCTTGTACTGGTCGTGGACCAATTGGAGGAACTGTTCACTCTGTGCTCCGACGAACGGGAGCGCAGGGAATTCCTGGACACGGTCCTGCGCCTGGCCGATGCGGGCCCTGACGGTGCACCACCCGTCGCCCTGGTCGTCTTCGGCCTGCGCTCGGACTTCTACACCCACTGCGCCACTCACGCGGGCCTCCTCCATGCCCTGGAACGCAACCAGGTGATCGTCGGACCGCTGTCTCGAGCGGGAGTACGGGCGGCGATCCTCCATCCCGCCCGCGCGGTCGGACTGGACGTCGAACCGGGCCTCGTACAGATCCTGTTGCGTGACCTCGGTGCGCCGGAACTCGACTCCACGCAGCCGGACACGGACGAAGCCGACGCCTATGAGGTCGGGCGGCTTCCGTTGCTCGCTCATGCATTGCGGGCCACCTGGCTGTGCCGTGCGGGTCACGTCCTCACGGTGGACGGTTACGAGTCCACCGGTGGCATCGCCTACAGCGTGCGGGCCGAAGCGGACCGCTGCTTCGACGGTCTCGGCCCGCAGGCGCAGCGGACAGCGCAGTCCGTCTTCCTGCACCTGATCAAGTTCGGTGACGGCCCCCATGACACGCGCCGGCCCGCGCGATACGAAGACCTGCTGGGCAACCACGCTCCCGCCGACGAGACAGCCGAGGTCATCGAAACGTTCACCCGCGGACGGCTGCTCACCCGGGAGCACGACACCGTCACCATCACCCACGAAGTGCTGCTGCGGGCCTGGCCACGCCTGCGGCACTGGATCGAGGCTCACCGCGCCCGGTACATGGTCCGCCAGCGGCTGGAGGAGGCGGCCGCCGCATGGCAGGAGGCCGGCCGTGACCCGGGGCTGCTGTACCGGGGTCACCGGCTGGACGAGGCCCGCGCACTGGTCGACGAGAAGGACACCGGCGAATGCGGCCCGGTCGTCTCCGCATTCCTGGCCGCCTCGCTACGGCAGCGGCACCGCACCCGCCGGATCCGCCAGGCAGTCACCGCCGGGCTGACGGCGCTGGCCGTGCTCGCTGCCGTTTCCGCCGCTCTCGCACTGCACCAGCGCAACACGGCACAGCAGGAACGCAACGCCGCCATCCTCGGTGAGACACGCGCCCAGGCAGACCTGCTGCGGGAGACGGACGCCTCGCTGGCCGCCCAACTGGATCTCGTCGCGCACCAGATGTCACCGGACACGTCGACGAGGACCCGGCTGCTCAGTGCCCAGAACGTCCCACTGGCCACGGTGCTGAGCGGCCACACGGACCGGGTGAATGCCGTGGACTTCAGTCCGGACGGACGCCTGCTGGCCAGCGCGGGCGGCGACGGCACGATCCGGCTGTGGAACACGGCACGCCCGGACCAACCGGCGCCACTGGGCGCTCCGCTCAGCGGGCCCGAAGGCGCACTGCGGACACTCGCCTTCAGCCCGCGGGGACGCTTCCTGGCCGGCGCGGGCGACGACGGCGCCCTCCACATGTGGGACGTCCGCGACCCCCGTCGATCGACCAGGCTGGACACCCCCGCGGGGGACGGCACCGGCGCCCTGAACACGCTCGCCTTCAGTCCGGACGGACACACCCTGGCCACAGCTGGACACAGCGGCAGTATCCGCCTGTGGGACACCACTGACCCACGGCACCCACGATCGCTCGGCGAGCCGATCCCCTCCCCCGCCGACGAGGTGCACGGAGTTGCCTTCAGTCCCGACGGCAAGCTGCTCGCGTCCGGTGGCAGCGAAGCGACCGTGCGGTTGTGGGACGTAACCGATCGAGGGAATCCGTCCCCTGCGGGCCGAACGCCTGACATCGCCTTCAAGGCGGGCAACCCGGGCTTCGCCCAGGCGGTCGCGTTCAGCCCCGACGGCCGCACACTGACCGCGGCAGGCAGTGACCAGACCGCCCACCTCTGGGACATCAGCAACCCCGCCGATCCGGAGTCGCTCGAGAGCCCGGTCAGCAACAACGTCGTCAACACCGTCACGTTCTCCGACAGCGGCCGGCTACTGGCTTTCGGCGGGGACGACAACACGATCTGGCTGGAGAACGTCCTCGCTCCGGACAAGGTCTGGGACCTCACGCAGCCCTTGACCGGCCACACCGGGCATGTGCTGGGCCTGGCCTTCAACCCCGGGGGAACCCTGCTGGCCAGTGCGGGCGCCGACCACACGGTCCGGCTGTGGACGGTCCCCCGCACGATCTTGAGCGGGCACACGAGTTACGTCGACACCGTGGACGTAAGCCCTGACGGACGTCTGCTCGCTTCAGGCTCCGAGGACAACACCGTTCGCCTGTGGGAGGTCGGGAACCCGACCAGGCCCCGCCCGCTCAGCGCGTCGATCCGCGGCCGGGCCCCGTATGTCAACTGGACCGACTTCAGCCCCGACGGCAGGACACTTGCCGTCGCCGCCGGCCCCGACATCCAACTGTGGGACGTCACCGTGCCGACCACACCCATGCCACTCGGCGAGCGGCTGCACAACCCCCGCAAGAACTTCCTCGCCGTCGAGTTCACTCCTGACGGGCGCACTCTGGCCGGAGGCAACGGCGACGGCACGATCGCACTCTGGGACGTCTCCGACCCAGCACGGCCCACTCCCTTCGGACCACCGCTGAACGCCCACGCGGGCGACATCACTCGCTTGGCCGTCAGCCCGGACGGCCGCACGCTGGCCGCCGCGGCGCAGAACGGCACCGTCCACTTGTGGGACATCAGCAAGCCCGCGCGGCCGACAGCCTTGGGCACTCCGGTGCGCGCCAGCGCGGACCCCGTCCAGACGGTCGTCTTCAGCCCGGACAGTCGTACACTTGCCGCTGCCGGAAACGACGCCACGATCCGGTTGTGGCGACTCACCGACCGCGCATACCCCACCCCGGCAGGCCCGCCCCTCACCGGGCACAAGGACACGGTCTACACGTTGGCCTTCCATCCGGACGGAAAGACGCTGGTCAGTGGCAGTTTCGACACGACGCTCCGCCTCTGGGACGTCGATGAGAAGGGCCGCGGGCAGGACCACGGGCTGCCGGTGACCGGTGTCATCGACTACGTCAATGACGTGGCCTTTTCTCCGGACGGGCGCTTCCTCTTCGTGGGCACTGGTGAAGCAACCGTACACATCCTGCCGCTGTCCACGCAGACGGCCATCGACTACGTGTGCCGGACGACCGGAGACCTGCTGACACCGGAGCTGTGGAAAGCGTACGTTCCACAGTTGCCGTACGACCCTCCGTGCCGGGGACGCTCCTGA
- a CDS encoding calcium-binding protein, protein MNRYRAAVSAVAVTLLTAGLAVGPAAAANAIEAKARVGADWATQSIVFTAAAGQTNDLSIFSMYTSDGIRRIGLSDVVPLEPGDHCAYSRAEDTTSVVCELPADSPRPDRIDVFLGDGNDTIAAFAPGIGTVSGGPGDDELHAHTARTVRGDGGNDMVMGPAALHGGDGMDHLMGDNSNQRMWGGRGDDMIEGYGGDDTVYAGPGDDHAMGGDGRDIVLGGPGNDTLDGEGGDDLVCGGPGKDALEGGPGRDIVLP, encoded by the coding sequence ATGAACCGATACCGAGCCGCCGTCAGCGCGGTCGCCGTGACCCTGTTGACCGCCGGTCTCGCCGTCGGCCCGGCGGCCGCCGCCAACGCCATCGAGGCGAAGGCCCGCGTCGGAGCCGACTGGGCGACTCAGTCGATCGTCTTCACCGCCGCTGCCGGGCAGACCAACGACCTCAGCATATTCTCCATGTACACCAGCGACGGGATCCGGCGGATCGGCTTGAGCGACGTGGTCCCGCTCGAACCGGGCGACCACTGTGCGTACTCCAGAGCCGAGGACACCACCTCCGTCGTCTGCGAACTGCCCGCCGACAGCCCCAGGCCCGACAGGATCGACGTCTTCCTCGGCGACGGCAACGACACCATCGCCGCCTTCGCCCCCGGGATCGGCACCGTCAGCGGCGGTCCCGGCGACGACGAACTGCACGCCCACACCGCACGCACGGTGCGGGGCGACGGGGGGAACGACATGGTCATGGGACCCGCCGCCCTGCACGGCGGTGACGGCATGGACCACCTGATGGGTGACAACAGCAACCAGCGGATGTGGGGCGGCCGGGGCGACGACATGATCGAGGGCTATGGCGGGGACGACACCGTGTACGCCGGCCCCGGCGACGACCACGCCATGGGCGGGGACGGCCGCGACATCGTCCTCGGCGGCCCCGGCAACGACACACTGGACGGCGAGGGCGGCGACGATCTCGTCTGCGGTGGCCCCGGAAAGGACGCCCTCGAAGGCGGACCCGGCCGCGACATCGTCCTCCCGTAA
- a CDS encoding lytic polysaccharide monooxygenase produces the protein MVFAVVVGALAWSTPAQAHGTIVNPATRAYQCWKTWGSNHTNPAMQTEDPMCYQAFQANPDTMWNWMSALRDGLGGQFQARTPDGTLCSNNLSRNASLNKPGPWRTTNVSNNFTVQLYDQASHGADYFRVYVSKQGFNPKTQTLGWGNLDFITQTGRFAPAQDIRFNVNTSGYTGHHILFVIWQASHLDQAYMWCSDVNFG, from the coding sequence ATGGTCTTCGCCGTGGTCGTCGGCGCACTGGCCTGGTCGACCCCCGCCCAGGCTCACGGCACCATCGTCAACCCCGCCACCCGCGCGTACCAGTGCTGGAAGACGTGGGGCAGCAACCACACGAACCCGGCCATGCAGACCGAAGACCCCATGTGTTACCAGGCGTTCCAGGCCAACCCCGACACCATGTGGAACTGGATGAGCGCGCTCCGCGACGGTCTCGGTGGCCAGTTCCAGGCGCGGACCCCCGACGGGACGCTCTGCAGCAACAACCTCTCGAGGAACGCCAGCCTGAACAAGCCCGGGCCGTGGAGGACGACCAACGTCAGCAACAACTTCACGGTCCAGCTCTACGACCAGGCGTCCCACGGTGCGGACTACTTCAGGGTCTACGTGAGCAAGCAGGGCTTCAACCCCAAGACCCAGACCCTGGGCTGGGGCAACCTCGACTTCATCACGCAGACCGGCCGCTTCGCCCCGGCACAGGACATCAGGTTCAACGTCAACACCTCCGGCTACACCGGACACCACATCCTGTTCGTGATCTGGCAGGCCTCGCACCTCGACCAGGCCTACATGTGGTGCAGCGACGTGAACTTCGGCTGA
- a CDS encoding helix-turn-helix transcriptional regulator, protein MISTSARLLRLVSLLSTRPTWTCRELSERMAVTDRTVRRDIARLRELGYGIESDPGPWGGYRLGGGTRVPPLILDDAEAFAVAVALREAALSGVLGSDQAALSALLKLRQVLPPRIADRLEEMDATFVHTPRPEGRQVSPGVLLELAAVCCRGELTRLSYRDRAGKDTVRDVAAYRLVHTGRRWYFVARDIAREQWRTFRADRVVRVQPTGRTVELVDPPDPALLVSRSIAGVVYPLYVRVRLAHPMDQALRLIPPTIGTHHPDGPDTTVVEIGGNDADQLVTYLLGLGTTLRVLSPDAVREALLRRTRNLFEDNRDSQPR, encoded by the coding sequence GTGATCAGCACCTCCGCCCGCCTGCTGCGACTGGTCTCGCTGCTGTCCACTCGGCCGACGTGGACGTGCCGCGAGCTGTCCGAGCGTATGGCGGTCACGGACCGCACGGTCCGGCGAGACATCGCCCGGCTGCGGGAACTCGGCTACGGCATCGAGTCCGACCCCGGGCCCTGGGGTGGCTACCGCCTCGGCGGCGGCACCCGGGTGCCGCCGTTGATCCTCGATGACGCGGAGGCGTTCGCCGTGGCCGTCGCGCTGCGGGAGGCCGCGCTCAGCGGCGTCCTGGGCAGTGACCAGGCCGCGCTGTCGGCGCTGTTGAAACTGCGGCAGGTCCTGCCGCCCCGGATCGCGGACCGGCTGGAGGAGATGGACGCGACCTTCGTGCACACTCCCAGGCCCGAAGGCCGTCAGGTCTCGCCCGGTGTGCTGCTGGAACTGGCCGCCGTCTGCTGTCGTGGCGAGCTCACCCGCCTGTCGTACCGGGACCGTGCGGGGAAGGACACGGTCCGGGACGTCGCCGCCTATCGCCTGGTGCACACCGGCCGCCGCTGGTACTTCGTCGCCCGGGACATCGCCCGGGAACAGTGGCGTACCTTCCGGGCCGACCGGGTGGTACGGGTACAGCCGACCGGCCGTACCGTCGAACTCGTCGACCCGCCCGACCCGGCGCTCCTCGTCTCCCGGTCCATCGCGGGCGTCGTGTACCCGCTCTATGTCAGAGTCCGGCTGGCGCACCCCATGGACCAGGCGCTACGGCTGATCCCGCCCACCATCGGCACCCATCACCCGGACGGCCCCGACACCACCGTCGTCGAGATCGGCGGCAACGACGCCGACCAGCTCGTCACCTATCTCCTCGGCCTGGGCACCACGCTCCGCGTCCTGTCACCGGACGCCGTACGGGAGGCGCTGCTGCGCCGCACCCGGAACCTGTTCGAGGACAACAGGGACAGTCAGCCCCGGTAG
- a CDS encoding VOC family protein: MSTEPMSGPAIRLLSVDFDCPDPAELARFYGAALGLPVVYSSDDFVLLGRGNAPGLGFIRVADYRPPTWPDPSQGKQAHMELGVDDLEAAHARMLALGAVEPPVQPHPDQRRVLLDPAGHPFCISTQD; this comes from the coding sequence ATGAGTACCGAACCCATGTCCGGACCTGCGATCCGCTTGCTGTCCGTCGACTTCGACTGCCCGGACCCCGCCGAGCTGGCCCGCTTCTACGGCGCGGCGCTCGGCCTGCCCGTCGTCTACTCCAGCGACGACTTCGTCCTGCTCGGCCGGGGGAACGCACCCGGACTGGGCTTCATCCGGGTGGCCGACTATCGGCCTCCGACCTGGCCGGACCCGTCCCAGGGCAAGCAGGCGCACATGGAGCTGGGCGTCGACGATCTGGAGGCCGCCCACGCGCGGATGCTGGCGCTGGGCGCCGTGGAACCCCCTGTTCAACCGCACCCCGACCAGCGGAGGGTCCTGCTGGACCCCGCGGGTCATCCCTTCTGCATCTCCACGCAGGACTGA
- a CDS encoding glycoside hydrolase family 3 protein, whose translation MQNRSLSRRTVLASATVAAAGVVGMTATPAVAHRRDERLKKIIARMSIEAKIGQLFVPYFYGTSATSPSQFDQDRNLRELGVRTVAELIAKYQVGGVIYFSGWANNIQNPRQIADLTNGVQRASLALPTPIPSLISIDQEHGANVRIGSGATQLPGAMALGAGGSLLDARTAGRISGTELAALGIHQNFAPVADVNVNPANPIINVRSFGADAREVGRMVAAQVTGYQQVGVVACAKHFPGHGDTGEDSHTGLPVITHTREEWGRIDAPPFKAAIAAGVDSIMTAHLQVPALDPSNEPATLSPAILQGVLRDELGFDGVIVSDALNMRGVRTKYGDDRVPVLALKAGVDQLLFPPDIGVAYKGVLAAVRSGEITEDRLDESVLRILRLKDKVGLLSGSPYVSPKVVDRIVGAHKHQRAAARIAERTTTLLVNEDETLPLRRGQRKLLVVGASPAFPTDDTRTTVPELAKAFGELGYSTTHLATGRTPDAAKVDEAVAAARGRDAVVVTTDNVGPTSAQRTLVARLLATGVPVVHLAVRNPYDVAHLGDVPASLVSYGWTEVELRAAARVIAGRVEPRGKLPVPIQRADDPAEVLFHSGHGLSYDD comes from the coding sequence ATGCAGAACCGGAGTCTGTCCAGACGAACCGTTCTCGCCTCCGCGACCGTGGCCGCAGCGGGCGTCGTAGGCATGACGGCGACCCCCGCTGTCGCACACAGGCGCGACGAACGCCTCAAGAAGATCATCGCCAGGATGAGCATCGAGGCGAAGATCGGCCAGTTGTTCGTGCCCTACTTCTACGGTACGTCGGCGACTTCTCCCAGCCAGTTCGACCAGGACCGCAACCTCAGGGAACTCGGCGTCCGCACCGTGGCCGAGCTCATCGCCAAGTACCAGGTCGGCGGTGTCATCTACTTCTCCGGATGGGCGAACAACATTCAGAATCCGCGTCAGATCGCGGACTTGACGAACGGGGTGCAGCGGGCCTCGCTGGCCCTGCCCACCCCCATTCCCTCCCTGATCTCCATCGACCAGGAGCACGGGGCCAACGTCCGCATCGGCAGCGGCGCCACCCAGCTGCCGGGCGCCATGGCGCTCGGCGCGGGCGGCTCGCTCCTCGACGCACGCACCGCCGGACGGATATCGGGCACCGAACTCGCCGCCCTGGGCATCCATCAGAACTTCGCCCCGGTCGCCGACGTCAACGTCAATCCGGCCAACCCCATCATCAACGTGCGTTCCTTCGGCGCCGACGCCCGTGAGGTCGGTCGCATGGTGGCGGCCCAGGTGACGGGTTATCAGCAGGTCGGCGTCGTGGCCTGCGCGAAGCACTTCCCGGGCCACGGGGACACCGGGGAGGACAGTCACACCGGACTGCCCGTGATCACCCATACCCGTGAGGAGTGGGGCCGCATCGACGCCCCGCCCTTCAAGGCCGCGATCGCCGCAGGTGTCGACTCGATCATGACGGCACACCTCCAGGTCCCCGCGCTCGACCCCAGCAACGAACCGGCCACCCTGTCGCCCGCGATCCTCCAGGGCGTGCTGCGCGACGAACTCGGCTTCGACGGCGTGATCGTCTCCGACGCCCTCAACATGCGCGGCGTGCGCACCAAGTACGGCGACGACCGCGTGCCCGTCCTCGCCCTCAAGGCCGGCGTCGATCAACTGCTCTTCCCGCCGGACATCGGCGTCGCCTACAAGGGTGTCCTGGCCGCCGTCCGCAGCGGAGAGATCACCGAGGACCGGCTCGACGAGTCGGTCCTGCGCATCCTGCGGCTCAAGGACAAGGTCGGCCTGCTCAGCGGCAGCCCCTACGTCTCCCCGAAGGTGGTCGACCGGATCGTCGGCGCCCACAAGCACCAGCGCGCCGCCGCCCGGATCGCCGAGCGCACCACCACCCTGCTGGTCAACGAAGACGAGACGCTTCCGCTTCGCCGCGGGCAGAGGAAGCTGCTCGTGGTCGGCGCCAGCCCGGCGTTCCCGACCGACGACACCCGCACCACGGTGCCCGAGCTGGCCAAGGCGTTCGGCGAACTGGGCTACAGCACCACGCACCTCGCCACCGGCCGGACGCCCGACGCGGCGAAGGTCGACGAGGCCGTCGCCGCCGCACGGGGGCGGGACGCGGTGGTGGTCACCACCGACAACGTCGGCCCCACCAGCGCCCAGCGCACCCTGGTGGCCCGCCTGCTCGCGACTGGTGTCCCCGTCGTCCACCTCGCGGTGCGCAACCCCTACGACGTCGCCCATCTCGGTGACGTCCCGGCCTCACTGGTCTCCTACGGCTGGACCGAGGTCGAACTGCGCGCCGCCGCCCGAGTGATCGCCGGCCGGGTCGAGCCGCGCGGCAAGCTGCCCGTTCCCATCCAGCGGGCCGACGACCCGGCCGAGGTCCTCTTCCACTCCGGGCACGGCCTGTCGTACGACGACTGA
- a CDS encoding SRPBCC family protein, whose protein sequence is MRATAVKCVEESIEVAVPVHTAYNQWTQLKTFPRFMSAVKQVEQLRPNLTRWVVGAGPVRHEFMAEIVEQRPDTLIAWRGLDRRIGHRGEVSFRELAPDRTEIVLRMRFESQGIKGRLLTRAGASPRAVRAELGRFKEFIEGLGQECGAWRGTIHNGQVQPSEASPPRSRVAGWPVG, encoded by the coding sequence ATGCGTGCGACAGCCGTGAAGTGCGTTGAAGAGTCCATCGAGGTCGCGGTTCCCGTGCACACCGCCTACAACCAGTGGACGCAGCTCAAGACCTTCCCCCGCTTCATGTCCGCGGTGAAGCAGGTCGAACAGCTCCGGCCCAACCTCACGCGCTGGGTCGTCGGAGCCGGCCCCGTGCGCCACGAGTTCATGGCGGAGATCGTGGAACAGCGGCCCGACACCCTGATCGCATGGCGTGGCCTCGACCGGCGGATCGGCCACCGGGGCGAGGTGTCGTTCCGGGAGCTGGCGCCGGACCGTACCGAGATCGTCCTGCGCATGCGTTTCGAGTCGCAGGGGATCAAGGGACGTCTCCTGACGCGGGCCGGTGCGTCGCCCCGTGCGGTCCGGGCGGAACTCGGCCGCTTCAAGGAGTTCATCGAAGGACTCGGCCAGGAATGCGGCGCCTGGCGGGGCACCATCCACAACGGACAGGTCCAGCCCTCGGAAGCGAGCCCACCCAGAAGCCGGGTGGCCGGATGGCCCGTCGGCTGA